One region of Thermosipho affectus genomic DNA includes:
- a CDS encoding FtsW/RodA/SpoVE family cell cycle protein, producing MKENKKFDLVVFLFMVILMIFGLLNLYSVSKTLFLKQLIWDFLAAFGAISVYFLKENFLRKMIFLLYFLSTILLLAVLFFGTRIYGSIRWFRIFGVSFQPSELSKLTLILLLSYIFLKRDVKSIFISIVATLIPVFLILKEPDLGMTILHVFIWFILLYFSGVSLKIILPLIGTGFTMIPIVYFFFLKDYQRNRILSFLNPEKYAKGAAYNVIMSRSAIGSGGLFGNGYLISPAVKGYYVPKMETDFIFSAIGEQFGFLGSIILLSVYILIVLRVFSKMKYYKDDYWKLVSVGILAVFVFHVFENIGMNIGIMPVTGIPLPFISYGGTSTFIFGLMVGFLLKALALVDKSRKVV from the coding sequence GTGAAAGAAAATAAAAAATTTGATTTGGTAGTGTTTCTTTTCATGGTAATTTTAATGATTTTTGGTCTTTTAAACCTGTATAGTGTTTCAAAGACACTTTTTTTAAAACAGCTTATTTGGGATTTTTTAGCTGCATTTGGCGCTATATCTGTATATTTTTTAAAAGAGAATTTTTTACGTAAAATGATATTTTTGCTTTATTTTTTATCAACTATTTTACTTTTAGCTGTGTTATTTTTTGGAACAAGAATATATGGTTCAATTAGATGGTTTAGAATTTTTGGAGTTTCTTTTCAACCATCTGAACTTTCAAAACTTACTTTGATACTTTTATTAAGTTATATCTTTTTAAAAAGAGATGTAAAAAGTATATTTATTTCTATTGTAGCTACATTAATTCCCGTTTTTCTTATCTTAAAGGAACCTGATTTGGGAATGACGATTTTGCACGTGTTTATTTGGTTTATATTGTTGTATTTTTCAGGAGTATCTTTAAAGATAATATTACCACTTATAGGAACGGGTTTTACTATGATACCTATTGTATACTTTTTTTTCTTGAAAGATTATCAGAGAAACAGGATTTTATCATTTTTAAATCCTGAAAAATACGCAAAAGGTGCGGCATACAACGTTATAATGTCAAGGAGTGCGATAGGGTCTGGTGGATTATTTGGAAATGGATATCTAATTTCACCAGCTGTTAAAGGATATTATGTGCCAAAAATGGAAACGGATTTTATATTTTCCGCAATAGGAGAGCAGTTTGGTTTTTTGGGAAGTATAATATTATTAAGTGTGTATATTTTAATAGTCTTAAGGGTTTTTTCAAAAATGAAATACTATAAAGATGATTATTGGAAATTAGTTTCTGTTGGGATTCTCGCTGTTTTTGTTTTTCACGTATTTGAAAATATCGGTATGAACATAGGTATAATGCCAGTTACAGGTATCCCTTTACCTTTTATCAGTTATGGTGGGACATCTACGTTTATTTTTGGATTAATGGTGGGTTTTTTGCTAAAGGCACTGGCGCTTGTAGATAAAAGCAGGAAGGTGGTTTGA
- the rpsF gene encoding 30S ribosomal protein S6: protein MRIYETMFIVKPDITEEERENIANGVVEFLKEKLGAQVDNVDRWGIKKTAYPLKKYNEADYTVVYFRGEGLELTSLESYFKVRPEFLRWQTFRRIDLEKKEKKQSGKVEVSENTEKVEE from the coding sequence ATGAGGATTTACGAAACAATGTTTATTGTAAAACCAGATATTACCGAGGAAGAACGAGAAAATATTGCAAACGGTGTTGTAGAATTTTTAAAGGAAAAGCTTGGTGCACAAGTTGACAACGTAGACAGATGGGGTATAAAGAAAACGGCATATCCACTTAAAAAGTATAACGAAGCAGATTATACCGTGGTTTATTTCAGAGGAGAAGGATTGGAGCTTACAAGTCTTGAATCTTATTTCAAGGTAAGACCTGAATTTTTAAGATGGCAAACATTCAGAAGAATAGACCTTGAAAAAAAGGAAAAAAAGCAATCAGGGAAAGTAGAGGTGTCTGAGAATACCGAGAAGGTGGAAGAGTGA
- a CDS encoding single-stranded DNA-binding protein codes for MNYNKVVLVGRLTRDPEARQTTNGTLVVNFTLAVNRGIRNDDVDFIRIVTFNKLAEFVQNYLTKGRLVLVEGKLRINRWQTSDGQNRSTPEIWADQVVFMEKKSDVINESTDESVVEYDELFDENDNDEPPF; via the coding sequence GTGAATTATAACAAGGTCGTCCTTGTTGGGCGGCTAACTAGGGATCCTGAAGCAAGACAAACGACAAATGGTACCTTGGTTGTCAATTTCACGCTTGCGGTAAATAGAGGAATAAGAAACGATGATGTAGACTTTATAAGAATCGTTACGTTTAATAAATTAGCAGAGTTTGTACAAAATTATTTAACAAAAGGAAGATTAGTACTTGTCGAAGGGAAATTAAGGATAAATAGATGGCAAACAAGTGATGGACAAAATAGAAGTACACCTGAAATTTGGGCTGATCAGGTTGTTTTTATGGAAAAGAAAAGTGACGTTATCAACGAAAGCACAGATGAAAGTGTAGTAGAATACGATGAATTATTCGATGAAAACGATAATGACGAACCACCGTTTTGA
- a CDS encoding glycine--tRNA ligase subunit alpha encodes MYLQDIIRRLDEFWANQGCFIDLPYDMEMGAGTFHPSTFFGVLRKRDWKVAFVQPSRRPTDGRYGENPNRMQRFLQYQVILKPNPEDSQEMYLKSLESIGINPKDHDIRFVEDNWESPTLGAWGIGWEVWLDGMEITQFTYFQQVGGISLKKIPLEITYGVERIAMYLQSVNNVYDVMWNKDVKYGELFLENERQFSLYNFEKADVEKLFKLYEIYRKEFKALIEDNLFLPAYEQLIKCSHTFNLLDARNVISVAQRQNYIRDIRNMATLCAKRFIEYEEGEE; translated from the coding sequence GTGTATTTGCAGGATATAATAAGGAGATTAGATGAATTTTGGGCTAATCAAGGTTGTTTTATAGACCTTCCGTACGATATGGAAATGGGTGCAGGTACGTTTCACCCTTCAACTTTTTTTGGAGTTTTGAGAAAAAGAGACTGGAAGGTGGCATTTGTTCAGCCAAGTAGAAGACCTACAGATGGAAGGTATGGGGAAAATCCCAACAGGATGCAAAGATTTTTGCAGTACCAAGTTATATTAAAACCAAATCCCGAAGATTCACAGGAGATGTATTTAAAATCTCTTGAAAGTATTGGAATAAATCCCAAAGACCACGATATAAGATTTGTAGAAGACAATTGGGAATCTCCTACACTTGGAGCGTGGGGAATAGGTTGGGAAGTTTGGTTAGATGGTATGGAAATTACTCAATTTACCTATTTTCAACAAGTGGGTGGAATTTCTTTAAAAAAGATTCCACTTGAGATAACGTATGGGGTTGAAAGAATCGCCATGTATCTACAAAGTGTGAATAATGTCTATGATGTAATGTGGAATAAAGATGTAAAATACGGTGAACTATTCTTGGAAAATGAAAGGCAATTTTCCTTGTACAATTTTGAAAAAGCAGATGTAGAGAAATTGTTCAAGTTATATGAAATATACAGAAAAGAATTCAAAGCTCTAATAGAAGATAATCTCTTCTTACCTGCTTATGAACAATTGATCAAGTGTTCGCATACTTTTAATTTACTTGATGCTAGAAATGTAATTAGTGTTGCACAGAGGCAAAATTACATAAGGGATATTAGAAATATGGCGACGTTATGTGCAAAAAGATTTATAGAGTACGAGGAAGGTGAGGAGTAA